One region of Thalassophryne amazonica chromosome 16, fThaAma1.1, whole genome shotgun sequence genomic DNA includes:
- the LOC117527231 gene encoding kelch-like protein 25: MMAEIIDANAGLNATFPVPRQPLSAAPAASVNEDYLFVEARHPNTVLQGLNSLRLNNAFCDVTLCCGGQEFPCHRIVLASFSSYFQVKCMSGKQGCRKFPPR, from the coding sequence ATGATGGCTGAGATCATCGATGCTAATGCCGGTCTGAACGCTACCTTCCCGGTTCCGCGACAACCCCTCTCGGCTGCTCCTGCCGCCTCTGTGAACGAGGACTACCTGTTTGTGGAGGCCAGACACCCAAACACCGTCCTCCAGGGCCTCAACAGCCTCCGGCTCAACAACGCCTTCTGTGACGTCACTCTGTGCTGCGGAGGGCAGGAGTTTCCCTGTCACCGCATCGTGCTCGCCTCCTTCAGCTCCTACTTCCAGGTAAAGTGCATGTCAGGGAAACAGGGCTGCAGGAAGTTCCCTCCAAGATAG